One Flagellimonas sp. CMM7 genomic region harbors:
- a CDS encoding alpha-L-fucosidase, producing MKKAIIALVFIVSILSVKAQDKTYQPNWKSLDERPTPEWFTKAKFGIFIHWGVYSVPAWAPTDIAVGKNFGQKFSEWYWYRLKDSTNKFFAPHHKKLYGDKSYQDFASDFTAEHFNPSKWADIIADSGAKYVVLTSKHHDGYTLWPSEQSWNWNSVDVGSRKDLCGELTNAVKEKGLHMGFYYSLYEWFNPLYNKDVNAYVDKHMIPQMKDLVTRYEPDVLWTDGEWPYTSDVWKSEEFLAWLFNESKVKETVAVNDRWGKHTRSTHGGYYTTEYDHVYQKEGVDDVYHPWEECRGIGGSFGYNRMENLNHYSSSERLVHMLIEKVASGGNLLLNIGPSHDGRIPVIMQQRLADIGQWLKINGEAIYGTNVWGDAPKMNEEGIYFTKKGKNLYVICTTWNKRIELPISASKAQLVGSNADVKYEKTKTGMTLYAPDLQPNNILGQYAWVYKIEGVF from the coding sequence ATGAAGAAAGCAATTATAGCCCTTGTATTTATAGTATCTATTTTAAGTGTCAAGGCCCAGGACAAAACCTACCAACCAAATTGGAAATCTTTAGATGAACGTCCAACACCAGAATGGTTCACAAAGGCCAAGTTTGGCATTTTTATCCATTGGGGTGTATATTCAGTGCCTGCCTGGGCACCAACAGATATTGCTGTGGGTAAGAATTTTGGACAAAAATTTTCTGAATGGTACTGGTATCGTTTAAAAGATTCGACTAACAAATTTTTCGCACCACATCATAAGAAATTATATGGTGATAAATCCTATCAAGATTTTGCGTCAGATTTTACTGCGGAGCATTTTAACCCATCTAAATGGGCAGATATAATTGCAGATTCCGGTGCTAAATATGTAGTGCTTACATCAAAGCATCATGATGGCTATACACTTTGGCCTAGTGAACAAAGTTGGAACTGGAATAGCGTAGATGTTGGTTCCCGCAAAGACTTATGTGGAGAACTTACAAATGCTGTTAAAGAGAAAGGCTTACATATGGGTTTTTATTATTCTTTATATGAATGGTTCAATCCACTATACAATAAAGATGTAAACGCCTATGTAGATAAACACATGATTCCACAAATGAAGGATTTGGTAACGCGATATGAACCCGATGTACTTTGGACGGATGGAGAGTGGCCTTACACCTCAGATGTATGGAAATCAGAGGAGTTTCTGGCATGGTTGTTTAATGAGTCCAAAGTAAAAGAAACTGTAGCGGTCAATGATCGTTGGGGAAAACACACGCGAAGCACCCACGGAGGGTATTATACTACCGAGTATGATCATGTCTATCAAAAAGAAGGCGTAGATGATGTATATCACCCTTGGGAAGAATGTCGTGGTATTGGTGGCTCTTTTGGGTACAACCGTATGGAAAACCTGAACCATTATTCAAGTTCTGAAAGATTGGTGCACATGTTAATAGAGAAAGTGGCCAGTGGGGGAAATTTATTACTCAATATTGGTCCATCACATGACGGCCGAATTCCGGTAATCATGCAGCAGCGGCTTGCTGATATAGGACAATGGTTAAAGATTAATGGAGAAGCAATTTATGGTACGAATGTTTGGGGCGATGCGCCAAAAATGAATGAAGAAGGGATTTATTTCACAAAAAAGGGAAAGAATCTTTATGTAATATGTACCACATGGAACAAAAGAATAGAGCTCCCAATTTCAGCTTCAAAAGCCCAATTGGTAGGAAGCAATGCGGATGTAAAATATGAAAAAACAAAAACTGGTATGACTTTATATGCGCCAGATCTGCAACCAAATAACATACTAGGTCAATACGCTTGGGTTTATAAAATTGAGGGGGTGTTCTAA
- a CDS encoding right-handed parallel beta-helix repeat-containing protein — MNYILTVICTIVLLGPFGKNVYGLDLNPSESQNIARVELVLRSYNNLSNDPKIYVVDAKNTKASDANPGTRDLPFLTVQRAAEVMYPGDVCYIGGGFYAETIKFKNSGTKEKPIIFRPLSKEDIVVITGANQIPKDKWEKVSKHIFKAKVTLNLDHENQVFINDKTMVEARWPNVGDDLLKPTLAKMEQGTTPELIVDGQLPQYDYTGAKIWVHASKYWANWTTSIVRNKGKRLEIINTAPFHEPKRHVAAEGAGYYIFSCKDALDAENEWFYDEKTHELFVYREDGKLPTEDYAVKMRMTAFDLRNRSHIHIHGIQLFGATIETNANSISLLFDEIAIKYPYYSSLAESPSAQAKKGVKLQGKNCVLKNSEVAYSSGTGVMLFGENNAVLNCYIHDHDFIGTTASCVELGGKGNIISHCTLTRSGRSVLGFPNMYQALVQNCDMSHSGMLTSDLGLTYGNVIEGGNSEIRFNLMHHNESKHFNMGLYYDHGTKNIISHHNIVYGINRTAFQLNQYAAYHLVYNNTFISKEYGFRNIWGNKYAPELTGVRIVNNVFAESAETTSSEYYWSHNITDYRDFDGQDPFKADKYLMQRGKFISGISRVTAGTKPGIGAIEAEHLKFKVGHDFDNPPKYDTMRSKPLHRNRIVNAAFEHEDHLFPWKIKKNVKRINHKLQAQITEDKNKGRMGKHAIALVSSGSEIFQNITGLLPNATYRFIGFINADNNETAVIGVRYADKSEFISPLVSSKKSSKTSDWRKVNLSFDTDAYGTEVTIFVRKMSSNGGDVYFDDAGLILESK, encoded by the coding sequence GTGAACTATATTCTTACCGTAATATGCACAATCGTACTTCTAGGTCCTTTTGGAAAGAATGTGTATGGTTTAGACCTAAATCCGTCAGAATCACAAAATATTGCGAGGGTCGAATTAGTATTAAGATCATACAACAACTTAAGTAATGACCCTAAGATTTATGTGGTGGATGCTAAAAATACAAAAGCTTCAGACGCCAATCCCGGCACAAGAGATTTACCATTTCTTACTGTACAAAGAGCAGCTGAAGTGATGTATCCAGGAGATGTCTGTTACATAGGTGGAGGTTTTTATGCAGAGACAATTAAATTCAAAAATTCAGGAACAAAAGAAAAACCAATTATATTCAGACCTTTATCCAAAGAAGATATTGTTGTAATTACAGGAGCAAATCAAATTCCTAAAGATAAATGGGAAAAAGTTTCAAAACATATTTTCAAAGCAAAGGTAACACTCAATTTGGATCATGAAAATCAAGTGTTTATCAATGACAAAACTATGGTAGAGGCTCGTTGGCCTAATGTAGGGGATGACCTTTTAAAACCTACTTTGGCCAAAATGGAACAAGGAACAACTCCTGAACTGATTGTAGATGGCCAACTACCACAATACGATTATACAGGAGCCAAAATATGGGTGCATGCTTCCAAGTATTGGGCGAACTGGACAACCTCTATCGTTAGAAATAAAGGAAAGCGCTTAGAGATTATCAACACGGCGCCATTCCATGAGCCAAAGCGACATGTAGCGGCCGAGGGTGCAGGCTACTATATTTTTTCCTGCAAAGATGCTTTAGATGCTGAGAACGAATGGTTTTACGATGAAAAGACGCATGAGCTGTTCGTTTATCGAGAAGATGGTAAGCTACCTACTGAAGATTATGCGGTTAAAATGCGGATGACAGCCTTTGACCTTAGAAATCGTTCTCATATTCATATTCATGGAATTCAACTCTTTGGAGCTACTATTGAAACTAATGCTAACTCTATTTCCCTTTTATTCGACGAAATAGCCATCAAATACCCCTATTATTCATCGCTTGCTGAGTCACCTTCGGCGCAAGCCAAAAAAGGGGTGAAGTTACAAGGTAAAAATTGTGTACTTAAAAATAGTGAAGTAGCCTATAGTTCTGGTACCGGTGTGATGCTTTTTGGAGAGAATAATGCGGTGTTGAATTGTTATATCCATGACCACGATTTTATTGGAACAACAGCAAGCTGTGTTGAATTAGGTGGTAAAGGCAATATCATTAGCCATTGTACCCTCACCCGAAGTGGGAGAAGTGTATTGGGGTTTCCTAACATGTATCAGGCATTAGTTCAAAATTGCGACATGAGCCATTCAGGGATGCTTACTAGTGATTTAGGGCTAACCTATGGCAATGTTATTGAAGGCGGTAATTCTGAAATTCGTTTCAATCTGATGCACCATAATGAAAGTAAACATTTCAATATGGGACTGTATTATGACCATGGAACGAAAAATATTATCAGCCATCATAATATTGTCTACGGTATAAATAGGACAGCTTTTCAGTTAAACCAATATGCGGCCTACCACCTCGTTTACAATAATACTTTTATCTCAAAAGAATACGGTTTTAGAAATATCTGGGGCAATAAATATGCACCAGAACTTACTGGCGTTCGTATAGTGAATAATGTGTTTGCAGAATCGGCTGAAACCACATCCTCAGAGTACTATTGGAGTCATAATATCACAGATTACCGAGATTTTGATGGGCAAGATCCATTTAAAGCAGACAAGTACCTTATGCAACGCGGAAAATTCATATCTGGGATCTCACGGGTTACGGCTGGCACAAAACCGGGTATAGGGGCAATAGAGGCAGAACACTTAAAATTTAAGGTTGGTCATGATTTTGATAATCCGCCAAAGTACGATACCATGCGCAGTAAACCATTACATCGTAATAGGATTGTAAATGCTGCTTTTGAGCATGAGGATCATTTATTTCCATGGAAAATAAAAAAAAATGTAAAAAGAATCAATCATAAACTCCAAGCACAAATCACAGAAGATAAAAATAAAGGCCGTATGGGCAAACACGCTATTGCCCTTGTGTCATCTGGAAGCGAAATCTTTCAGAATATTACAGGATTGCTTCCAAATGCTACATACAGATTTATAGGCTTCATTAATGCAGATAACAATGAAACGGCAGTTATTGGTGTGAGGTATGCAGATAAAAGCGAATTTATTTCGCCACTAGTGAGTTCCAAAAAATCAAGTAAAACATCAGATTGGCGCAAAGTAAACCTATCGTTTGATACCGATGCATATGGAACTGAGGTTACCATTTTCGTAAGAAAAATGAGTTCAAATGGAGGAGACGTCTATTTTGACGACGCTGGTTTAATTTTAGAAAGTAAATAG
- a CDS encoding sulfatase-like hydrolase/transferase — MKRTFYIVCCVLSLQTIGYAQNIIFILTDDQGWADVSTPLDTLQKEAYSNYFETPNIDKLASKGMVFTEAYAPAPMCTPTRRSIQYGMTPARQRGTEFLGDFSGKGHQAIPEYLKKINPNYKCALFGKWGEVMSGTWKNQNKEINPKALGYDESDGPNTGNVTGTFYHRNMGKAQYKQNYICTPDDDPKRTLSVTNRAISFIEQQVKDKQPFYLQVNYYALHTAHQALQATMDKYKKKGMPNRKVHWGVAPMLEDLDTAIGKIIEAVDRLGITGETYICLSSDNGGERRYDNVLATVNKTVRGRNYPLRGYKGQLYEGGIRVPFMVSGPDIRSGSVCRAPIALYDLLPTFYELVGGRDKLPKDIDGRSIVNVFKLPEAEINERPEHGLIFHRPIKKKQSALRLGNYKLVLTWSGPWEIKKTELFDLDKDIGETQNLVSMLPDKTKLLKNYLIEYLKGVNAEVSKKEN; from the coding sequence GTGAAGAGAACGTTTTATATAGTCTGTTGTGTGCTATCCTTACAAACAATTGGATATGCTCAAAATATTATATTCATTCTAACCGATGATCAGGGTTGGGCAGATGTATCTACACCACTAGATACATTACAAAAGGAGGCCTATTCTAACTATTTTGAAACACCTAATATAGATAAACTGGCAAGTAAGGGTATGGTGTTTACCGAGGCCTATGCACCCGCACCAATGTGCACACCTACACGACGCAGTATTCAATATGGAATGACACCTGCAAGACAGCGAGGGACAGAATTCTTGGGGGATTTTAGCGGTAAGGGACATCAAGCTATCCCAGAGTACCTTAAAAAAATAAACCCCAATTATAAGTGTGCACTCTTTGGTAAATGGGGAGAAGTAATGTCTGGTACTTGGAAAAATCAAAATAAAGAAATAAATCCAAAAGCCTTGGGTTATGATGAAAGCGATGGTCCAAATACAGGTAATGTAACAGGAACGTTTTATCATCGAAATATGGGTAAGGCACAATACAAACAAAATTATATTTGTACCCCAGATGATGATCCGAAACGGACTTTATCTGTTACCAATCGGGCAATATCTTTTATAGAACAACAAGTTAAAGATAAGCAGCCTTTTTACTTACAAGTTAATTACTATGCCCTTCATACCGCTCATCAGGCTTTACAGGCTACAATGGATAAATATAAGAAGAAGGGTATGCCCAATCGTAAAGTCCATTGGGGAGTTGCACCCATGTTAGAAGATCTAGATACTGCGATAGGTAAAATAATTGAGGCAGTTGATCGCTTGGGCATTACTGGTGAGACTTACATTTGCTTATCATCGGATAACGGCGGAGAAAGACGGTATGATAATGTTTTGGCTACAGTAAATAAAACTGTACGAGGTCGAAATTATCCTTTAAGAGGTTATAAGGGGCAATTATATGAAGGTGGCATTAGAGTCCCCTTTATGGTTTCTGGCCCTGATATTCGTTCCGGATCAGTCTGTAGAGCACCCATCGCTTTATATGATCTGTTACCTACGTTTTATGAATTGGTTGGCGGTAGAGATAAACTTCCAAAGGATATAGACGGCAGGAGTATTGTAAATGTATTCAAGTTACCCGAAGCTGAAATAAATGAGAGACCAGAACATGGGCTAATTTTCCATCGTCCTATAAAAAAGAAGCAATCTGCACTTAGGCTAGGTAATTATAAACTGGTACTTACCTGGTCAGGTCCCTGGGAAATTAAAAAAACAGAATTATTTGATCTTGATAAGGATATTGGAGAAACACAAAATCTTGTTAGTATGCTGCCAGATAAAACCAAATTACTTAAAAATTACTTGATAGAATACCTGAAAGGCGTTAATGCAGAAGTATCAAAAAAAGAAAACTAG
- a CDS encoding alpha-L-fucosidase produces MRNYKILTICLLCFFLISTTAQEKKIWDETKEEKEERLAWWRNDRFGMFIHWGTYSLAARHEHLQKRDRINSEDYQKYFDHFNPDLYNPKEWAKLAKAAGMKYAVITSKHHEGFTLFDSKLTEFKVTNTPYGKDALKEFVDAFREEGLKIGFYYSVIDWNHPEYTIDNRHPLRPIDVNDIKAYKALNKDRDMAKYREYMKNQVTEILTNYGKLDILWLDFSFPGETGKDKDDWGSVELVKLVRKLQPEIIINDRLDIVDYEGGWDFTTPEQFKVEEWPRRNGKKIPWETCQTFSGSWGYYRDEMTWKNNRQLLGLLIESVSKGGNLLLNVGPTGRGEIDYRAEDALVQMGDWMKYNSESIYGCTEAPKEFKAPDNAVLTYNPTTNRLYIHFFEYPLQKVTLKDMKGKIEYVQFLHDASEILVQETRKPNYMTFYLNGKKQNNDVDLILPIAKPPVEIPVVEIFLK; encoded by the coding sequence ATGAGGAATTATAAAATACTTACCATTTGTCTTTTGTGCTTTTTTTTAATTAGTACTACTGCGCAAGAGAAAAAAATATGGGATGAAACTAAAGAGGAAAAAGAAGAACGCCTTGCATGGTGGAGAAACGATCGCTTTGGAATGTTCATTCATTGGGGTACATATTCTCTTGCAGCACGGCATGAGCATTTGCAAAAGAGAGATCGTATCAATAGTGAAGATTATCAAAAGTATTTTGACCATTTCAACCCAGATTTATATAATCCAAAGGAGTGGGCTAAACTTGCTAAAGCAGCAGGGATGAAATATGCAGTAATTACTTCTAAGCATCATGAAGGCTTTACCTTATTTGATTCTAAATTAACTGAATTTAAAGTAACGAACACTCCATACGGAAAAGATGCACTCAAAGAATTTGTAGATGCGTTCCGTGAAGAGGGTTTGAAAATAGGATTCTATTATTCCGTAATAGACTGGAACCATCCAGAATACACTATCGATAACAGACATCCACTTAGGCCTATTGATGTTAATGATATTAAAGCCTACAAAGCACTCAATAAAGATCGTGATATGGCTAAGTATCGAGAGTACATGAAAAACCAGGTGACTGAAATACTAACCAACTATGGCAAATTAGATATCCTTTGGCTCGATTTTTCTTTCCCTGGAGAAACTGGAAAAGATAAAGACGATTGGGGGTCGGTGGAGTTAGTAAAACTAGTGAGAAAGCTACAGCCGGAAATTATCATAAACGACCGATTGGATATTGTAGACTATGAGGGAGGCTGGGATTTTACCACACCAGAACAATTCAAAGTAGAAGAATGGCCAAGACGCAATGGCAAGAAAATCCCTTGGGAAACTTGTCAGACATTTAGTGGTTCATGGGGCTATTATCGCGATGAAATGACCTGGAAAAACAACCGTCAATTGTTAGGGCTTCTCATCGAGTCGGTGAGTAAAGGTGGTAATCTTTTGCTCAATGTAGGGCCTACTGGTAGAGGAGAAATTGACTATCGTGCAGAGGATGCTTTGGTGCAAATGGGAGACTGGATGAAATATAATTCAGAATCCATTTACGGCTGTACTGAAGCACCAAAGGAATTTAAAGCACCAGATAACGCGGTGCTTACATACAACCCAACTACCAACCGTCTCTATATTCATTTTTTCGAATATCCTTTGCAAAAAGTGACATTAAAAGACATGAAAGGAAAAATTGAGTATGTACAGTTTCTTCATGATGCCTCTGAGATTTTAGTTCAGGAAACAAGAAAGCCTAATTATATGACCTTTTATTTAAATGGTAAAAAACAAAATAATGATGTGGATTTGATCTTGCCGATTGCCAAACCACCTGTAGAAATACCAGTAGTGGAAATTTTTTTGAAATAA
- a CDS encoding arylsulfatase — protein sequence MKFIKYEFCVLWILSLCPLSSCTTKEEKANPNIIIILADDFGVGYIQAHYPDNKIPTLYLDKLVQGGMSFNDAYSKSGVCSPSRYSLLTGRYNWRTPLQEWVLAPYEPPLIKTERTTLLEYLQSEGYHTACIGKWHLGWNWVGEQPSTWEEKKHILKDSVWYFDQELSGGPLDHGFDYYFCTDVPNFPSFTFIENNKILIQPTSKLDLKTNVSARFTSKIFDGYQMAPEWQFDQILLDITKKAVDFISEEAKKDNPFFLYFSITSPHEPVSSSKQFLGKSSIAPVADFVMEPDWSLGQIIEAVKAANISENTLIIFTADNGHTPYTGWKKLIEAGHYPSGSYRGYKGNIWEGGHRVPMIAYWSEKITSGIENSAIIFQTDFYATIHELVSDNQVNVEKAEDSFSFLNLLKDEGADPKQKTMVNHSRNGEFAYRKGKLVFRIPGKDLKSSRGELAKVALYNLEKDISETENVAQNYAELVEELTEELRVIVDNGTSYKKKVLNNNVKVDFKTIQKHRWLLLN from the coding sequence GTGAAGTTTATAAAGTATGAATTTTGTGTGTTATGGATTCTATCTTTGTGTCCTTTGTCTTCTTGTACTACTAAAGAAGAGAAGGCCAACCCCAATATTATCATCATATTGGCTGATGACTTTGGAGTAGGTTATATCCAAGCACATTACCCAGATAATAAGATTCCAACGCTTTATTTAGATAAGTTAGTGCAAGGGGGCATGAGTTTTAATGATGCATATAGCAAATCAGGAGTGTGCTCCCCTTCTCGATATTCTTTGTTAACAGGACGATATAATTGGAGAACACCCCTTCAAGAATGGGTATTAGCACCTTACGAACCTCCACTTATAAAAACGGAAAGGACTACTTTACTAGAATATTTACAATCTGAAGGTTATCATACGGCTTGCATTGGGAAGTGGCACTTAGGATGGAATTGGGTGGGAGAACAACCCAGTACCTGGGAGGAGAAAAAACATATCTTAAAGGATTCTGTATGGTATTTTGATCAAGAATTATCAGGAGGACCATTAGACCATGGATTCGATTATTATTTTTGTACTGATGTACCCAACTTTCCTTCCTTTACTTTCATAGAAAATAACAAAATACTCATTCAACCCACTTCAAAATTGGATTTAAAGACGAATGTCTCTGCACGTTTTACGTCTAAAATTTTTGATGGATACCAAATGGCTCCCGAATGGCAATTCGATCAGATATTATTAGATATTACTAAAAAAGCAGTAGACTTCATTTCAGAGGAAGCTAAAAAAGACAATCCATTTTTTCTTTACTTTTCTATTACTTCACCTCATGAACCGGTTTCATCCAGTAAGCAATTCCTTGGTAAAAGCAGTATTGCGCCAGTGGCTGATTTTGTAATGGAACCAGACTGGTCTTTAGGTCAAATTATTGAAGCGGTAAAAGCAGCTAATATTTCAGAAAATACGCTCATTATTTTTACTGCGGATAATGGACACACGCCTTATACCGGTTGGAAAAAATTAATAGAAGCAGGACATTATCCTAGTGGTTCTTATAGAGGGTATAAAGGTAACATATGGGAAGGAGGACATAGAGTACCCATGATTGCCTATTGGTCTGAAAAAATAACTTCTGGTATCGAGAATTCAGCAATTATTTTCCAGACAGATTTTTATGCAACCATTCATGAACTGGTATCCGATAATCAGGTTAATGTAGAAAAAGCAGAAGATAGTTTCAGTTTTCTCAATCTTTTAAAAGATGAAGGTGCAGACCCTAAACAAAAAACTATGGTAAACCATTCGAGGAATGGAGAGTTTGCATACAGAAAGGGAAAATTGGTATTTAGGATACCAGGAAAAGACCTTAAATCTTCTAGGGGTGAACTTGCCAAAGTAGCACTATATAATTTAGAAAAGGATATATCAGAAACTGAAAATGTAGCTCAAAATTATGCTGAGCTTGTTGAGGAATTAACCGAAGAGCTTAGGGTAATAGTGGATAATGGAACAAGCTATAAAAAGAAGGTTTTAAATAATAATGTGAAGGTAGATTTTAAAACGATACAAAAACATAGATGGTTGTTGCTTAATTAA
- a CDS encoding sulfatase-like hydrolase/transferase has protein sequence MRIIKLVYKICIMVFALMVFLPVVGQETMRKPNILLVLIDDCSADEIGVYGNTEHKTPVMDQLASKGTSFATCWSAPICSPSRALIMTGRYGFRTGWYHNRREFKKRIPLPDENMIFAQLLQEAGYRTAIAGKWQLPGKPPTYGFDEYSLWAYKKMLPKGVVHEGYDGLNPNAYNYKYMARYWYPSIVQNGEYMPTTNQDYGPDIHSSFLIDFIKKKSDKSFFVYYPMILTHDPFYPTPENVNGDGGKQGPTNKKKNFKFYVKYADKIIGNIVDALKTSGQFEDTAIIVTADNGTARRGKGKSKEIGVREPLIVYWPGVVEHQGMKQELVDFSDIFPTLIDIAGIDMPKDYIHDGRSFLPLLRDNNYNEREFIFSYLGKDRLVRDKRWLLEGDGRFFDCGDYRNPWSNKYIEVTDSQDIEVLEAKKRFYKFLEDKPAPK, from the coding sequence ATGAGAATAATAAAATTAGTGTATAAGATATGCATTATGGTGTTTGCCTTAATGGTTTTTCTTCCAGTAGTAGGTCAAGAGACTATGAGAAAACCTAATATTCTTTTAGTACTCATTGACGATTGCTCTGCGGATGAAATAGGCGTTTATGGTAATACAGAACATAAAACACCTGTAATGGACCAACTTGCATCAAAAGGTACAAGTTTCGCAACATGTTGGTCGGCTCCTATTTGTTCACCTTCCCGGGCATTAATAATGACAGGACGGTATGGTTTTCGAACAGGATGGTACCACAATAGAAGGGAGTTTAAAAAGAGAATACCATTGCCTGATGAAAATATGATTTTTGCACAACTACTTCAGGAAGCCGGATATAGAACCGCAATAGCAGGAAAGTGGCAATTGCCAGGAAAGCCTCCAACATATGGTTTTGATGAATACTCACTTTGGGCATATAAGAAGATGCTACCGAAAGGTGTGGTGCATGAGGGGTATGATGGTTTAAATCCCAATGCTTACAATTATAAGTATATGGCGCGTTATTGGTATCCTTCTATAGTGCAGAATGGAGAGTATATGCCTACAACAAATCAAGATTATGGTCCAGATATTCATTCATCTTTCCTTATTGATTTTATAAAAAAGAAATCCGATAAATCATTCTTTGTGTATTATCCTATGATACTTACGCACGATCCTTTTTACCCAACGCCCGAGAATGTTAATGGAGATGGAGGTAAACAAGGACCAACAAACAAAAAGAAAAACTTTAAATTCTATGTAAAATATGCCGATAAAATAATTGGAAACATTGTAGATGCATTAAAAACGTCTGGACAATTTGAAGATACAGCCATTATAGTAACTGCAGATAATGGTACGGCACGTAGAGGCAAAGGAAAATCAAAAGAAATTGGAGTAAGAGAACCTCTAATAGTCTATTGGCCCGGAGTGGTAGAGCATCAGGGGATGAAACAAGAATTGGTTGATTTCTCAGATATTTTTCCAACATTAATTGATATAGCAGGTATTGATATGCCTAAGGATTATATACATGATGGACGCAGTTTTCTTCCACTTCTTAGGGATAATAATTATAATGAGCGAGAATTTATCTTCTCTTATCTAGGGAAAGATAGACTAGTTCGGGATAAAAGATGGTTATTGGAAGGCGATGGTCGTTTTTTTGATTGTGGAGACTATCGAAACCCATGGAGTAATAAGTATATAGAAGTAACAGATTCCCAAGACATAGAAGTTCTGGAGGCCAAGAAACGTTTTTACAAGTTTCTTGAGGATAAACCGGCGCCAAAATAG
- a CDS encoding SGNH/GDSL hydrolase family protein yields MKRRDFIGNIILGTGSLFLSTRLWAFSTTKLPNVLILGDSISIGYTGFVRKALEGKANVYRPIKKDGKAENCQGTTNGVKNLHRWLKIQPKWDVIHFNFGLHDLKHVDPITGKNSTNPKHPQQADLKTYKKQLKKIVKKLKKTRAQLVFGTITPFPDLPDGPLRHADQTVKYNTAALKIMAKFNIPINNLNTYVKPNMKSWQLTNNVHFNKLGSQNIAQKVTEEIKKYL; encoded by the coding sequence ATGAAGCGTAGAGATTTTATAGGAAATATTATACTAGGAACAGGAAGTTTATTCTTGTCAACTAGATTATGGGCATTTTCAACAACAAAGTTACCAAATGTATTAATTTTAGGGGATTCCATATCTATTGGTTATACTGGTTTTGTTCGAAAAGCCTTAGAGGGTAAAGCTAATGTGTACCGTCCTATAAAAAAAGATGGGAAAGCAGAAAATTGCCAGGGGACTACCAATGGTGTTAAAAATTTACATCGATGGCTCAAGATTCAACCTAAATGGGACGTGATTCATTTTAATTTTGGATTGCATGATTTAAAACATGTAGATCCAATAACGGGCAAGAACAGCACAAACCCGAAACATCCACAACAGGCAGATCTTAAAACGTATAAAAAACAGCTTAAAAAGATTGTAAAGAAACTCAAAAAAACACGTGCACAACTTGTTTTTGGAACCATTACACCTTTCCCCGATCTTCCTGACGGACCTTTACGACATGCAGACCAGACTGTAAAATACAATACAGCTGCACTAAAAATCATGGCGAAATTTAATATTCCAATAAATAATTTAAATACTTATGTTAAACCAAACATGAAATCATGGCAGCTTACTAATAATGTGCACTTTAACAAGCTGGGATCTCAAAATATTGCTCAAAAAGTAACTGAAGAAATAAAAAAATACTTATGA